A genomic region of Staphylococcus roterodami contains the following coding sequences:
- a CDS encoding GNAT family N-acetyltransferase, with amino-acid sequence MIRQARPEDQFDIAKLVYMVWEDMELDIVKAVPKNKILTAIEKSCVDVRYRTYYEHIYVYEVDGKIAGCIISYNGKYELEYEKAWEHLDLPDEFQQYGTPLPVKEAKDDEWYIETIATFETYRGRGIATKLLKTLLESNKKVKWSLNCDINNQAALKLYQKVGFTSDGYIELYKHKYHHLIVK; translated from the coding sequence ATGATTCGGCAAGCACGTCCAGAAGACCAATTTGATATTGCGAAATTAGTTTATATGGTTTGGGAAGATATGGAATTGGATATTGTAAAAGCAGTGCCCAAGAATAAAATATTAACGGCAATTGAAAAAAGCTGTGTTGATGTAAGATACCGTACATATTATGAGCATATATATGTTTATGAAGTTGATGGCAAAATAGCTGGTTGCATCATTAGTTATAATGGTAAATATGAATTGGAATATGAAAAAGCATGGGAGCACCTTGATTTACCAGATGAGTTTCAACAATATGGGACGCCTTTACCTGTAAAAGAAGCAAAAGACGATGAATGGTATATTGAAACAATTGCGACATTCGAAACATACAGAGGAAGGGGTATTGCGACAAAATTACTGAAGACACTACTTGAATCTAATAAAAAAGTGAAATGGAGTTTGAATTGCGATATTAATAACCAAGCAGCATTAAAATTATATCAAAAAGTAGGATTTACATCTGACGGTTATATAGAGCTGTACAAACACAAATACCATCATTTAATTGTTAAATAA
- a CDS encoding Fe(3+) dicitrate ABC transporter substrate-binding protein — MSKKVIRLIITLIVIVIIVAGCGKDKDKKEKEMVTIKDALGTEKITKNPKCIVVLEYSFADYLASLNVKPVGIADDGNTKNITKTVRDKIGKYESVGSRPQPNMEVISKLKPDLIIADVSRHKKIKAELNKIAPTIMLVSGTGDYNENINSFKTVAKAIGKEKEGEKRLEKHEEILAAVRKKIEHSSLKSAFAFGISNTGMFINNEDTFMGQFLIKMGIKPEVTKDKTAHIGERKGGPYIFLNNEELANLNPKVMILATNGKTDKNRSKFIEPSVWNSLQAVKDHKVYDVDRNKWMQSRGIIASESMADDLEKIVDKTK, encoded by the coding sequence GTGAGTAAGAAAGTTATTAGATTGATAATTACTTTAATCGTTATAGTAATCATTGTAGCAGGATGCGGGAAAGATAAAGATAAAAAAGAAAAGGAAATGGTGACAATTAAAGATGCATTAGGGACAGAAAAAATTACGAAGAACCCTAAATGTATTGTTGTTTTAGAGTATAGTTTTGCAGATTATTTAGCTTCATTAAATGTGAAGCCTGTAGGTATTGCAGATGATGGTAATACTAAAAATATTACGAAAACAGTTAGAGATAAAATCGGAAAATATGAATCAGTTGGCTCTAGACCTCAACCAAATATGGAAGTTATAAGCAAACTGAAGCCTGATTTAATCATTGCAGATGTTAGTAGACACAAAAAAATCAAGGCAGAATTGAATAAAATTGCACCGACAATTATGTTAGTTAGTGGTACTGGTGATTACAATGAAAATATAAATTCATTTAAAACGGTAGCAAAGGCAATTGGTAAAGAAAAAGAGGGCGAAAAAAGGCTTGAAAAGCATGAAGAAATTTTGGCAGCAGTAAGAAAGAAAATCGAACACAGTTCATTGAAGTCTGCTTTTGCCTTTGGTATTTCAAATACTGGTATGTTTATTAACAATGAAGATACATTTATGGGGCAATTTTTAATTAAAATGGGTATCAAACCTGAAGTTACGAAAGATAAAACTGCTCATATAGGTGAGCGTAAAGGTGGTCCATACATCTTTTTAAATAATGAAGAACTAGCAAATTTAAATCCTAAAGTTATGATACTAGCAACTAATGGTAAAACAGATAAAAATAGATCTAAATTTATTGAACCTAGTGTCTGGAATTCTTTACAAGCTGTTAAAGATCATAAAGTTTATGATGTTGATAGGAACAAGTGGATGCAATCAAGAGGGATTATTGCAAGTGAAAGTATGGCAGATGATTTAGAAAAAATTGTTGATAAAACAAAATAG
- a CDS encoding DoxX family protein codes for MKLGMLLIRWMLATSFLVHGTLKFVDLDGTIHFLGSLGLPPTIAVLMSIGEVVGGLALIIGFLTPYVNVFYICVMLGSIFTLKLTRGYVSGYEFEIIHIVMNLACISSYSWKKWLQFY; via the coding sequence ATGAAATTAGGTATGCTTTTAATTAGATGGATGTTAGCAACATCATTCTTAGTACACGGAACTTTGAAATTTGTAGATTTAGATGGAACAATTCATTTCTTAGGTTCATTAGGTTTACCACCTACCATTGCAGTATTAATGTCAATTGGTGAAGTTGTTGGAGGTTTAGCACTTATTATCGGCTTTTTAACGCCTTATGTTAATGTATTTTATATTTGTGTTATGTTGGGCTCAATCTTCACACTTAAACTTACAAGAGGATATGTAAGTGGTTATGAATTCGAAATCATACATATCGTAATGAACTTAGCATGTATTAGTAGTTATAGTTGGAAGAAATGGTTACAATTTTATTAA
- a CDS encoding lipoate--protein ligase, translating into MKFISNNNITDPTLNLAMEEYVLKNLPAEESYFLFYINRPSIIVGKNQNTIEEVNQTYIDAHNIDVVRRISGGGAVYHDTGNLNFSFITDDDGNSFHNFQKFTEPIVQALQSLGVNAELTGRNDIQVGQAKISGNAMVKVKNRMFSHGTLMLNSDLDEVQNALKVNPAKIKSKGIKSVRKRVANIHEFLDEPLEIEEFKKIILKTIFGETEVEEYKLTDEDWKNIEKLSNDKYRTWEWNYGRNPKYNFEREEKFEKGFVQIKFDVKRGKIEHAKIFGDFFGVGDVTDLENALVGCLHDFEHIEEALSEYDLYHYFGDIDKYELIRLMS; encoded by the coding sequence ATGAAATTTATTAGTAATAACAATATTACAGATCCAACTTTAAACTTAGCAATGGAAGAATATGTTTTAAAAAATTTACCAGCTGAAGAAAGTTACTTTTTATTTTACATAAATAGACCATCTATCATTGTTGGAAAGAATCAAAATACGATAGAGGAAGTAAATCAGACATATATTGATGCTCATAATATCGATGTGGTTAGAAGAATTTCAGGTGGTGGCGCTGTTTATCATGATACTGGCAATTTAAACTTTAGTTTTATAACAGATGATGATGGCAACAGTTTCCACAATTTCCAAAAATTCACTGAACCAATTGTTCAAGCGCTACAATCTTTAGGCGTAAATGCTGAATTAACTGGCCGTAACGATATTCAAGTTGGACAAGCGAAAATCTCTGGGAATGCCATGGTTAAAGTAAAAAATAGAATGTTTAGTCATGGTACGTTGATGTTAAATAGTGACTTAGACGAAGTTCAGAATGCACTAAAAGTTAATCCAGCTAAGATTAAATCAAAAGGTATTAAATCTGTTCGTAAACGAGTAGCAAACATTCACGAATTTTTAGATGAACCTTTAGAAATTGAAGAATTTAAGAAAATCATCTTGAAAACAATCTTTGGAGAAACTGAAGTAGAAGAATATAAATTAACAGATGAAGATTGGAAAAATATTGAAAAGTTAAGTAATGACAAATATAGAACTTGGGAATGGAATTACGGTAGAAATCCTAAATATAACTTTGAACGCGAGGAAAAATTTGAAAAAGGTTTTGTACAAATCAAGTTTGATGTTAAACGCGGTAAAATCGAACACGCTAAAATTTTCGGTGATTTCTTTGGTGTCGGAGATGTCACTGATCTTGAAAATGCATTAGTTGGTTGTCTGCACGACTTTGAACATATAGAAGAAGCATTATCAGAATATGATTTATATCACTATTTTGGTGATATTGATAAATACGAATTAATTAGATTAATGTCATAA
- a CDS encoding bacteriocin-associated integral membrane family protein, with product MKWFKLILDVTIFILIAILLFVYTYKENEEILPDTKYPIAVTDWNKKYSKNEIYKRINQFAKNENVAIYKSTSNYTNKNVDKDIYVFNKSKATSITPFNAKYNIHYLSDDELLKKDIKGSYFVKDKNFDVSKFINFLKEYGVTAESYKIDHMMIAVGVIKQMNIVVPLSALLIVYFIYYIFEKNINFKAYAIKYLNGFTLRKIIFENFSKKCTYWLTLMITQILLTTSVLWILNYTGNLDLFILRLVLLSSLFILTISGINLWTFLMLLNLNIANMIKGKQDFKTIRFINTVCKSILLVLIASVIIENTSVIKDLNKIKETEKYWNVLDDYYTIEFAPYHETKQSLIDNMVRSEQLVKASEAENNAILFKPKGDSADSDNFSPDEGNVILVNNQFWSIYHKQFQPDIPIKNQKNNVEVIIPQKFHEVRNEINQAYHSWFEFVQNKNNKENKLSIQFINKNDYRIFTFDARDSRHLSFIEAPIIVNVQASDLSNDFYYAMISQGGYLFKNYDALVKNIEKYHLDGEISGITNYKDSVMEMYHENNLKLTVLNFSQIIIAIILVIIILFDVKYYFEQHRKLLVIKKLYGYSTFRANYKYLLINNIIVVFVGILTNVILHSHYIMLIFATILVVQILLQICSLYYHGRRFNEVIKEF from the coding sequence ATGAAATGGTTCAAATTAATACTTGATGTTACAATCTTCATTCTAATTGCTATATTGTTATTTGTTTATACATATAAAGAAAACGAAGAAATATTGCCTGATACTAAATACCCTATAGCGGTAACTGACTGGAATAAAAAATATAGTAAAAATGAGATTTATAAACGTATAAATCAATTCGCAAAAAATGAGAACGTAGCAATCTATAAATCAACTTCAAATTATACAAACAAAAACGTAGATAAAGATATATATGTATTTAATAAATCAAAAGCAACATCTATCACTCCTTTTAATGCTAAATATAACATTCATTATTTAAGTGACGACGAATTATTAAAAAAGGATATCAAAGGGAGTTATTTTGTAAAAGACAAAAATTTTGACGTGTCTAAATTCATAAATTTTTTAAAAGAATATGGTGTTACTGCTGAATCATACAAAATAGATCATATGATGATTGCTGTTGGTGTCATTAAACAAATGAATATAGTAGTGCCGTTATCCGCACTTTTAATCGTTTATTTTATATATTATATTTTTGAAAAGAACATTAATTTCAAAGCGTATGCGATTAAGTATTTAAATGGTTTTACATTAAGAAAAATAATTTTCGAAAATTTTTCAAAGAAATGCACGTATTGGTTAACGTTAATGATAACTCAAATTCTTTTAACTACAAGTGTACTTTGGATATTAAATTACACAGGTAATTTAGATTTATTCATATTAAGATTAGTTCTGCTTTCAAGTCTTTTTATTTTAACGATTAGTGGTATTAATTTATGGACTTTCTTAATGTTACTAAATTTAAATATTGCCAATATGATTAAAGGTAAGCAAGACTTTAAAACGATTCGATTTATTAATACAGTTTGTAAAAGTATTCTTTTAGTACTGATAGCTAGCGTAATTATAGAAAATACTAGTGTTATTAAAGATTTGAATAAAATAAAGGAAACTGAGAAATATTGGAATGTATTAGATGATTATTACACGATTGAATTTGCACCTTATCACGAAACGAAACAAAGTTTAATTGATAATATGGTGCGATCAGAACAATTAGTAAAGGCTAGTGAAGCAGAAAATAATGCGATTCTATTCAAACCAAAGGGTGACTCCGCTGACAGTGACAACTTTTCACCTGATGAAGGGAATGTAATATTGGTAAATAATCAGTTTTGGTCGATTTATCACAAGCAGTTTCAACCTGATATTCCGATAAAAAATCAAAAAAATAATGTCGAAGTAATTATTCCACAAAAGTTTCATGAAGTGCGTAATGAAATCAATCAAGCGTATCATTCATGGTTTGAATTTGTGCAAAATAAAAATAATAAAGAAAATAAGTTATCTATACAGTTTATCAACAAAAATGATTATAGAATTTTTACATTTGATGCACGAGATAGCCGTCATTTGTCATTTATAGAAGCGCCAATCATTGTTAACGTTCAGGCATCAGATTTATCGAATGATTTTTATTATGCCATGATCAGTCAGGGCGGGTATTTATTCAAGAATTATGACGCGCTAGTAAAAAATATTGAAAAGTATCATCTTGATGGGGAAATCAGTGGAATAACTAATTATAAAGATAGCGTGATGGAAATGTATCATGAAAACAATTTGAAGTTAACAGTACTCAACTTTTCACAAATCATTATCGCAATCATTTTAGTAATTATTATTTTATTTGATGTGAAATATTATTTTGAACAACACCGAAAATTACTCGTAATCAAAAAGCTATATGGCTATTCAACATTTAGAGCCAATTATAAATACTTATTAATAAATAATATAATTGTTGTTTTTGTTGGAATATTGACGAATGTAATTTTACATTCTCACTATATAATGCTGATATTTGCAACGATTCTTGTCGTTCAAATATTATTGCAGATTTGCAGCCTATACTATCATGGCCGACGTTTTAATGAAGTTATCAAGGAGTTTTAA
- a CDS encoding lactococcin 972 family bacteriocin encodes MFLKRRTNFFDSLLYLSLALGLSTAAYASTEYAEGGTWSHGTGSKYVWSYYYHGHKGHGATAIGKYRSFSGYTRAGIKVKASPSKNNWWINRAYYNIY; translated from the coding sequence GTGTTTTTAAAAAGAAGAACAAATTTTTTTGACTCTTTATTATATTTATCTTTAGCACTTGGATTATCAACAGCAGCTTATGCATCTACAGAATACGCAGAAGGAGGCACTTGGAGTCACGGTACCGGCAGTAAGTATGTTTGGTCGTATTATTATCATGGTCATAAAGGACATGGTGCAACAGCTATTGGAAAATACAGATCATTTAGTGGTTATACAAGAGCTGGTATAAAAGTAAAAGCATCACCTTCTAAAAATAATTGGTGGATTAATAGAGCGTATTATAACATTTATTAA
- a CDS encoding ABC transporter ATP-binding protein, translating to MIELKDLTIQKGNTHILKKLNLKFQCGKSYALIGKSGCGKSTLLNAIAGLEKMGKQHVYFNGQLERFKSNFYRDKLGYLFQNYGLIDNLTVNENLDIGLAYKKISKKEKEQLKIRYIEEFGLSNSLKRKVHTLSGGEQQRVALIRMMLKDPTVMLADEPTGALDPKTGQMIIRTLFDLVDESKVLILATHDMAIANQCDEVIDLEQYRKVASM from the coding sequence ATGATAGAATTAAAAGATTTAACCATACAAAAAGGTAATACACATATTTTAAAGAAACTTAATTTGAAATTTCAATGTGGAAAATCATATGCACTTATTGGTAAAAGTGGATGCGGTAAATCTACTTTATTAAATGCTATTGCTGGACTTGAAAAAATGGGGAAACAACATGTCTATTTTAATGGTCAATTAGAACGATTTAAATCTAATTTTTATAGAGATAAATTAGGATATTTATTTCAAAATTATGGATTAATCGATAATCTGACAGTAAACGAAAATTTAGATATTGGATTAGCATATAAAAAAATAAGTAAGAAAGAAAAAGAACAATTAAAGATACGTTATATAGAAGAGTTTGGTCTGTCAAACAGTTTAAAAAGAAAAGTTCATACACTAAGTGGTGGAGAACAACAACGTGTCGCTTTAATTAGAATGATGTTAAAAGATCCGACTGTTATGTTAGCTGATGAACCAACGGGTGCGTTAGATCCTAAAACAGGACAGATGATTATTCGAACATTATTTGATTTGGTCGATGAAAGTAAAGTGCTAATTTTAGCAACACATGATATGGCAATTGCAAATCAATGTGATGAAGTAATAGATTTAGAACAGTATAGAAAAGTAGCATCTATGTGA
- a CDS encoding YkvS family protein produces MTVAEVGNIVEFMDGLRGRVEKINDNSVIVDLTIMENFNDLDLPEKTVINHKRYKIVE; encoded by the coding sequence ATGACTGTTGCAGAAGTGGGTAACATTGTTGAGTTTATGGATGGATTAAGAGGTCGTGTTGAAAAAATCAACGATAACTCTGTTATTGTTGACTTAACAATTATGGAAAATTTTAATGACCTTGATTTACCGGAAAAAACTGTTATCAATCATAAACGATATAAGATTGTTGAATAA
- a CDS encoding 1,4-dihydroxy-2-naphthoate polyprenyltransferase, protein MSNQYQQYSTVKKYWHLMRPHTLTASVVPVLVGTAASKIYFLGSEDHIKITLFVAMLLACLLIQAATNMFNEYYDYKKGLDDHESVGIGGAIVRNGMSPQLVLRLAIAFYIIAALLGIFLAVNTSFWLLPVGLVCMAVGYLYTGGPFPISWTPFGELFSGVFMGMFIIVIAFFIQTGNIQSYAIWLSIPIVITIGLINMANNIRDRVKDKASGRKTLPILLGKKASLAFMAIMYFIAYAFIVLTIIVKPGGSLFYLLALLSFPMPVKVIRRFKKNDTPATMMPAMAAAGKTNTFFGVLYALGIYISAIFAGI, encoded by the coding sequence ATGAGTAATCAATATCAGCAATACTCTACAGTTAAGAAATATTGGCATTTAATGCGCCCTCATACATTAACTGCTTCAGTCGTACCAGTTCTTGTAGGTACCGCAGCATCTAAAATATATTTTCTTGGTAGCGAAGATCATATTAAAATCACTTTATTTGTTGCCATGTTACTTGCGTGCTTACTAATTCAAGCTGCAACAAATATGTTTAACGAATATTACGATTATAAAAAGGGCCTTGATGATCATGAATCAGTAGGCATTGGTGGTGCAATTGTACGTAATGGTATGAGCCCACAACTTGTACTACGCCTAGCCATTGCATTTTATATTATTGCAGCTTTATTAGGAATATTTTTAGCTGTTAACACTTCGTTTTGGTTGTTACCAGTTGGTTTAGTATGTATGGCAGTTGGTTACCTATATACAGGTGGACCTTTCCCAATTTCATGGACGCCTTTTGGTGAGCTATTTTCAGGCGTATTTATGGGTATGTTTATAATTGTTATTGCATTCTTTATTCAAACTGGTAATATTCAAAGTTATGCTATTTGGTTAAGTATTCCAATTGTAATAACAATCGGTTTAATCAATATGGCTAACAATATTCGTGACCGTGTTAAAGATAAAGCTAGCGGTCGTAAAACTTTACCTATATTATTAGGTAAAAAAGCTTCTTTAGCTTTTATGGCAATTATGTATTTTATCGCTTATGCATTTATAGTGCTAACTATTATTGTTAAGCCTGGAGGCTCACTATTTTATTTACTTGCTTTACTATCATTCCCAATGCCTGTAAAGGTTATCAGACGCTTTAAGAAGAATGATACACCAGCAACAATGATGCCTGCAATGGCTGCTGCCGGTAAAACAAATACATTTTTTGGCGTGCTATATGCATTAGGAATATATATTAGTGCTATATTTGCTGGAATTTAA
- a CDS encoding CPBP family glutamic-type intramembrane protease produces MNKISKALTWFIISFIIFHLILFIMWGEHQEYWYLYTGIMLIAGISYVFYQRDIESKRLLTSIGVGIITAIILIMLQLLFSLITSNLSYSSLIKELARTGVNWKWQMLVTLLFVIPCHELYMRTVLQKELTHFSIPKWVAILITAICSSSLFIYLDNWWIVTFIFVAQVILSLSYEYTRRIATTSVAQIVAIILLLIFNA; encoded by the coding sequence ATGAATAAAATCTCGAAGGCTTTAACTTGGTTTATTATAAGTTTCATTATATTTCACCTCATATTGTTTATCATGTGGGGCGAACACCAAGAATACTGGTATTTATATACAGGTATAATGTTAATTGCTGGTATCAGTTATGTATTTTACCAAAGAGATATTGAATCGAAGCGGTTGCTTACTTCAATTGGTGTTGGTATTATTACGGCAATTATTTTAATTATGCTTCAACTTTTATTCTCACTTATAACTTCTAATTTGAGTTATAGTTCATTAATTAAAGAATTAGCAAGAACAGGTGTCAATTGGAAATGGCAAATGTTAGTAACTTTACTTTTTGTCATTCCATGTCACGAGTTATATATGAGAACTGTTTTACAAAAAGAATTAACACATTTTTCAATACCAAAATGGGTAGCTATATTAATAACTGCAATTTGTTCTAGTTCATTATTTATCTATTTAGATAATTGGTGGATAGTAACATTTATATTTGTTGCACAAGTGATATTATCTTTAAGTTATGAGTATACTCGACGTATAGCAACAACATCCGTTGCACAAATTGTAGCTATTATATTGTTATTAATTTTTAATGCTTAA
- a CDS encoding isochorismate synthase MenF, with product MYDSSKEWVSVEVKLSQSLDPSTLFHLTDNQAGDRFYMRLNDNRTSYFGYKAIQLFKNNFKNKQSIFREWENLKHEIAFIHPQSRRHHLRIVGGFQFSSHKSDDEWREFGLNHFVLPEVLITTEDEDTFLTYTVQRENFDMESFKALVEFFNNAIEIDVEEQNGEIIRNEDIYKDDWRQLVEEAIESINKEEKIVLARRRLIKFDKDISIPYILKQAFSKEKNSYIFLLESQDSIFFSQTPEQLLKVNNRILSTKAVAGTIKRSHNEEEDRKHVEAFLKDNKNLVEHRFVVESILHDIEPYITELDYDKTPKILKNDHLYHLYTEIKAPLKEDSYIGLIDNLHPTPALGGYPKAFAIDFIEQKEFGTRGLYGAPVGYIDVYDDCEFIVAIRSMLIKKTQATLFAGCGIVKDSDPDSELAETNLKFSPMMNALGVDMNGKS from the coding sequence ATATATGACAGCTCTAAGGAATGGGTTTCAGTTGAAGTGAAATTATCACAGTCGCTAGACCCGAGCACATTATTTCATCTCACTGACAATCAGGCAGGAGATCGCTTTTATATGCGTTTGAATGATAATCGAACGTCATATTTTGGTTATAAAGCAATTCAATTATTTAAAAATAATTTTAAAAATAAACAATCTATTTTTAGAGAATGGGAAAATTTAAAGCACGAAATTGCATTTATTCATCCACAATCGCGAAGACACCATCTTCGAATTGTTGGAGGATTTCAATTTTCGAGTCATAAGTCTGATGATGAATGGCGTGAATTTGGATTAAATCATTTCGTATTACCAGAAGTACTTATTACTACAGAGGACGAGGATACATTTTTAACATATACAGTACAACGTGAAAATTTTGACATGGAATCATTCAAAGCGTTAGTTGAATTTTTCAATAATGCAATTGAAATTGATGTCGAAGAGCAAAATGGGGAAATTATTCGGAACGAAGATATTTATAAAGATGATTGGCGTCAACTAGTTGAAGAAGCAATTGAGTCTATTAATAAAGAAGAAAAAATTGTGCTTGCTCGTAGGCGATTAATTAAGTTTGATAAAGATATTAGTATTCCGTATATATTAAAACAGGCTTTTTCTAAAGAAAAAAATAGTTATATATTTTTATTAGAATCACAAGATTCGATATTCTTTTCGCAAACACCTGAACAATTACTTAAAGTTAATAATCGAATATTATCGACAAAAGCAGTTGCAGGTACAATTAAACGTTCACACAATGAAGAAGAAGATAGAAAACATGTTGAAGCCTTTTTAAAAGATAATAAAAACTTAGTAGAACATCGATTTGTTGTAGAGAGTATTTTACATGATATTGAACCATATATTACTGAATTAGATTATGATAAGACACCTAAAATTCTTAAAAATGACCATTTATATCATTTATATACTGAAATAAAGGCACCTTTAAAAGAAGATTCATATATCGGTTTAATAGACAATTTACATCCAACACCAGCGTTAGGTGGTTATCCAAAAGCCTTTGCTATTGATTTTATTGAGCAAAAAGAATTTGGTACAAGAGGGTTATACGGTGCACCGGTTGGTTATATAGATGTATATGATGATTGTGAGTTTATTGTAGCTATACGTTCGATGCTCATAAAAAAAACACAAGCAACATTATTTGCTGGGTGCGGTATTGTTAAGGATTCTGATCCAGATAGTGAACTAGCAGAGACGAATCTTAAGTTCTCACCTATGATGAATGCATTAGGAGTCGATATGAATGGGAAATCATAA
- a CDS encoding YxeA family protein, whose translation MKFIIAILLGLILSITIAFTIIHHPILDRFNPFLKTEYSYAKVPKGTQQYVNITAYSERGEKLDYKLTFNGFSPSRTYVEIKHKGQYVISITYVEKEDTPKEVRQE comes from the coding sequence ATGAAATTTATCATTGCAATATTATTAGGATTAATCTTATCTATTACTATTGCTTTTACAATTATACATCATCCTATACTTGATCGTTTTAATCCTTTCTTAAAAACGGAGTATAGTTATGCCAAAGTGCCAAAAGGTACGCAACAATATGTGAATATTACGGCTTATAGTGAAAGAGGGGAAAAGCTTGATTATAAATTAACATTTAATGGATTTTCACCTAGTAGAACGTATGTCGAAATAAAGCATAAAGGCCAATATGTTATATCAATCACATATGTTGAAAAAGAGGATACACCAAAAGAGGTAAGACAAGAATGA
- a CDS encoding TM2 domain-containing protein, translating to MKVNKAIYVIVALFLGGLGIHKFYADKFGQGLLHLLFFWTGIPTIVSIIHAVIIIFSKKADKDGYIVFPK from the coding sequence ATGAAAGTGAATAAAGCTATTTATGTTATAGTTGCATTATTTCTTGGAGGTTTAGGGATTCATAAATTCTATGCTGACAAATTTGGTCAAGGTTTGTTACATTTATTATTTTTCTGGACAGGAATTCCAACAATTGTATCAATCATTCATGCCGTTATCATTATTTTTTCTAAAAAGGCTGATAAAGATGGATATATTGTTTTCCCAAAATAA